The following coding sequences are from one Candidatus Deferrimicrobiaceae bacterium window:
- the accC gene encoding acetyl-CoA carboxylase biotin carboxylase subunit, which produces MFKKILIANRGEIAVRVERACQEMGIRTVAVYSEADRHALHVRCADEAYLIGPPPATESYLVIDKIIDAAKRSGAEAIHPGYGFLAENPLFADRCEREKIKLIGPSAHSMRTMGSKTLARKTVQAAGVPVVPGTIEPIVTEEEVLRISKQIGFPVMLKATAGGGGKGLRLVKAEEDLRSSLRMAKSEAKSAFSDDSVYIEKYIENPRHVEIQILGDRHGNYVHLCERECSIQRRHQKVIEESPSVIVTPEIRAAMGKVAIEAARAVRYEGAGTCEFLMDRDRNYFFLEMNTRLQVEHPVTEMVTGVDIVKEQIRIAAGEKLSLRQEEVKQTGHAIECRVYAEDPDNNFMPCPGLITSLRTPGGPGVRDDSGVFEGFEIPIYYDPIISKLVVWGKDRQEAVARMKRALHEYVVTGVKTSIPFHIRVMNNRHFLDGNFDTNFIENVFFREERERELPHFEVAVIAAAIQLFLDERKRAISQRGPGTGEPVSMWKYAGRPGMPKIL; this is translated from the coding sequence TTGTTCAAAAAAATCCTGATCGCCAACCGGGGAGAGATTGCCGTACGGGTGGAACGGGCCTGCCAGGAGATGGGGATACGAACCGTGGCGGTCTACTCCGAGGCGGACCGGCACGCGCTCCACGTCCGGTGCGCGGACGAGGCGTATCTGATCGGACCTCCCCCCGCCACCGAGTCGTACCTGGTCATCGACAAGATCATCGACGCCGCGAAGCGAAGCGGCGCGGAAGCGATCCACCCCGGTTACGGATTCCTCGCCGAAAACCCGTTGTTCGCCGATCGGTGCGAGAGGGAAAAGATCAAGCTGATCGGGCCTTCCGCCCACTCGATGCGGACGATGGGGTCGAAGACGCTCGCCCGGAAAACGGTGCAGGCGGCAGGGGTGCCGGTCGTCCCGGGGACGATCGAGCCGATCGTGACCGAGGAGGAAGTCCTCCGGATCTCGAAACAGATCGGTTTTCCGGTGATGCTCAAGGCTACCGCGGGCGGCGGCGGAAAGGGGCTGCGCCTCGTGAAAGCCGAGGAGGACCTGCGCTCCTCGCTGCGGATGGCGAAGTCGGAGGCGAAGTCCGCCTTCAGCGACGATTCGGTCTACATCGAGAAGTACATCGAGAACCCCCGGCACGTGGAGATTCAAATCCTGGGCGACCGGCACGGGAACTACGTCCACCTGTGCGAGCGGGAGTGCTCCATCCAGCGCCGGCACCAGAAGGTGATCGAGGAATCCCCCTCGGTGATCGTCACGCCCGAGATCCGGGCGGCGATGGGGAAGGTGGCGATCGAGGCCGCCCGTGCCGTCCGGTACGAGGGGGCCGGCACCTGCGAATTCCTGATGGACAGGGACCGGAACTATTTCTTCCTCGAGATGAACACGAGGCTCCAGGTCGAGCACCCGGTCACCGAGATGGTGACCGGCGTCGACATCGTCAAGGAGCAGATCCGGATCGCCGCAGGGGAGAAGCTCTCTCTCCGGCAGGAGGAGGTCAAGCAGACCGGCCACGCGATCGAGTGCCGGGTCTATGCAGAGGATCCCGACAACAACTTCATGCCGTGCCCCGGCCTCATCACTTCGCTTCGGACGCCGGGAGGCCCCGGCGTGCGGGACGACTCGGGAGTCTTCGAGGGGTTCGAAATTCCCATCTACTACGACCCGATCATCTCGAAGCTGGTCGTCTGGGGGAAGGACCGCCAGGAAGCCGTCGCCCGGATGAAACGGGCGCTCCACGAATACGTCGTGACGGGAGTCAAGACGTCGATCCCGTTCCATATCCGGGTGATGAACAACCGTCACTTCCTCGACGGGAACTTCGACACGAACTTCATCGAAAATGTGTTTTTCCGGGAGGAGAGGGAGCGGGAGCTCCCCCACTTCGAGGTTGCCGTGATCGCCGCGGCGATCCAGCTCTTCCTCGACGAAAGAAAGCGGGCGATCTCGCAGCGGGGTCCCGGGACGGGGGAACCGGTGTCGATGTGGAAGTATGCCGGCCGTCCCGGAATGCCGAAAATCCTGTAG
- a CDS encoding acyl-CoA carboxylase subunit beta: MSLQEMFDELRKKNALALEGGGKKRIETQHAQGKLTARERIQLLLDPNSFVELDRFVQHRCADFEMEKYLGDGVVTGYGQVNGRLVYVFAQDFTIFGGSLSETYAEKICKIMDHAARNGAPFIGLNDSGGARIQEGVHSLAGYAYIFLRNTLYSGVIPQISAIMGPCAGGAVYSPAITDFILMVKNTSYMFVTGPDVIKTVTHEEVTKEDLGGAMSHNERSGVAHFAAEDEKECLFMIRELLSFLPQNNMEDPPLVTPKDSPDRMDESLNQIVPDIPTKPYDIRDVIKKVVDDGYFFEVQEHYARNIVIGFARMNGRTVGITANQPAILAGCLDINSAIKGARFVRFCDAFNIPLLTFVDVPGFLPGTGQEYGGIIKHGAKLLYAFAESTVPKVTVITRKAYGGAYDVMASKHIRADVNFAYPTAEIAVMGPDGAVNIIFRKELVKSDNPEKTKAELVADYRARFASPYKAAELGFIDEVIMPEETRPKVIQAFEMLKNKRDVNPARKHGNIPL; this comes from the coding sequence ATGTCTCTTCAGGAGATGTTCGACGAACTGCGCAAAAAGAATGCTTTGGCGCTGGAGGGGGGCGGGAAGAAACGGATCGAGACGCAGCACGCGCAAGGGAAACTCACGGCCCGGGAGCGGATCCAGCTTCTCCTCGACCCGAATTCGTTCGTGGAGCTCGACCGGTTCGTCCAGCACCGGTGCGCGGATTTCGAGATGGAGAAGTATCTGGGGGACGGCGTCGTCACCGGGTACGGCCAGGTCAACGGACGTCTCGTCTATGTTTTCGCGCAGGATTTCACCATCTTCGGCGGGTCCCTCTCGGAGACGTACGCCGAGAAGATCTGCAAGATCATGGACCACGCGGCGCGCAACGGTGCGCCGTTCATCGGGCTCAACGATTCCGGGGGGGCCCGGATCCAGGAAGGGGTTCACAGCCTGGCCGGCTATGCCTACATCTTCCTGCGCAACACCCTGTACTCCGGTGTCATCCCCCAGATCTCCGCCATCATGGGGCCGTGTGCGGGGGGAGCGGTGTACTCCCCGGCGATCACCGACTTCATCCTGATGGTAAAGAACACTTCCTACATGTTCGTGACCGGCCCCGACGTCATCAAGACCGTGACCCACGAGGAGGTGACCAAGGAGGATCTGGGGGGAGCGATGTCGCACAACGAGCGCAGCGGCGTGGCGCATTTTGCCGCCGAGGACGAGAAGGAGTGCCTGTTCATGATCCGTGAGCTTCTCTCCTTCCTCCCCCAGAACAACATGGAGGATCCCCCGCTCGTCACCCCCAAGGACTCCCCCGACCGGATGGACGAGAGTCTCAACCAGATCGTCCCCGACATCCCGACGAAGCCGTACGACATCCGGGATGTCATCAAGAAAGTAGTGGACGACGGCTACTTCTTCGAGGTCCAGGAGCATTACGCCAGGAACATCGTCATCGGATTCGCGAGGATGAACGGCCGGACCGTCGGGATCACCGCCAACCAACCCGCCATTCTCGCCGGGTGCCTCGACATCAATTCGGCCATCAAGGGGGCGCGCTTCGTCCGGTTCTGCGACGCATTCAACATCCCTCTTCTGACCTTCGTCGACGTCCCGGGTTTTCTGCCGGGGACCGGCCAGGAGTACGGGGGGATCATCAAGCACGGGGCGAAGCTCCTGTATGCCTTCGCCGAGTCGACCGTTCCGAAGGTGACCGTCATTACCCGCAAGGCGTACGGCGGCGCGTACGACGTCATGGCGTCCAAGCACATCCGGGCGGACGTGAACTTCGCCTACCCGACCGCCGAGATCGCCGTGATGGGCCCGGACGGGGCGGTCAACATCATCTTCCGGAAGGAACTCGTCAAGTCGGACAACCCGGAGAAGACCAAGGCGGAACTCGTCGCCGACTACCGCGCCCGGTTCGCCTCGCCCTACAAGGCGGCCGAACTCGGGTTCATCGACGAGGTCATCATGCCGGAAGAGACCCGTCCCAAGGTCATCCAGGCATTCGAGATGCTGAAAAACAAGCGTGACGTAAACCCTGCGCGCAAGCACGGCAACATTCCCCTGTAG
- a CDS encoding (Fe-S)-binding protein, producing MSREELAALTAACAKCGTCRTVCTLYPERKAEISVARGKVTLVEAAASGLDGDAEALQEALSDCLLCGRCERACPNQVLVEEIIMKGRADLAEELGIPAWKQVVFGKVMPSAAAKNAARRVAAAAQKLFLRKVPAGSGLHYRFPEKFGGEGRTVPALPGTSFSGSLSPGEAVRGEVILFVGCVFDHVFPQVGQAAYETLRLSGKGISVSRDAACCGLPALVSGDRASALRCVEENVRRLSAASPERIVFPCGSCLLMFRRNMLAFLPKDHPFYGHATRVADLCQDYASFLLETGVVSRLPDPPKGEKTGQIGYHDPCHLSGTLGKGREGREVLRRSVGDSFAEMRGADLCCGYGGTFNIRDYPTSSRIGQNKVSVAAEGGTAVIATACSGCILQMRDMAARTDPSLRIVHLAELVFQAISRR from the coding sequence GTGAGCCGCGAGGAACTTGCCGCACTGACCGCGGCCTGCGCGAAGTGCGGGACCTGCAGGACGGTGTGCACCCTCTATCCGGAACGGAAGGCGGAGATATCGGTGGCCCGGGGGAAAGTGACCCTGGTGGAGGCCGCCGCCTCCGGTCTCGACGGGGATGCGGAAGCGTTGCAGGAGGCCTTGTCCGACTGCCTGCTCTGCGGACGATGCGAGCGGGCGTGCCCCAACCAGGTGCTGGTGGAGGAGATCATCATGAAGGGGCGGGCCGACCTGGCGGAGGAACTGGGCATTCCGGCGTGGAAGCAGGTGGTCTTCGGAAAGGTGATGCCGTCCGCCGCGGCGAAGAACGCGGCGCGCAGGGTGGCGGCGGCGGCCCAGAAGCTCTTTTTGCGCAAGGTGCCCGCGGGGAGCGGGCTCCACTACCGGTTCCCGGAAAAGTTCGGCGGGGAGGGGCGCACGGTCCCGGCGCTTCCGGGGACGAGTTTTTCGGGCTCCCTCTCCCCCGGGGAGGCGGTACGCGGCGAGGTGATCCTTTTCGTCGGGTGCGTGTTCGACCATGTCTTTCCCCAGGTGGGGCAGGCCGCCTACGAGACCTTGCGCCTGTCGGGGAAAGGGATTTCCGTGTCCCGCGACGCGGCATGCTGCGGGCTTCCCGCGCTGGTGTCGGGGGACAGGGCGTCGGCTCTCCGGTGCGTCGAGGAGAACGTGCGCAGGCTCTCCGCCGCTTCTCCCGAACGGATCGTGTTCCCGTGCGGATCGTGCCTTCTCATGTTCCGGCGGAACATGCTTGCGTTCCTGCCGAAGGACCATCCCTTCTACGGGCACGCCACCCGCGTGGCGGACCTGTGCCAGGACTACGCAAGCTTCCTCCTCGAAACCGGGGTCGTCTCCCGGCTTCCCGATCCTCCGAAAGGAGAGAAAACGGGGCAGATCGGGTATCACGACCCGTGCCATCTCTCCGGCACGCTCGGCAAGGGCAGGGAGGGACGGGAAGTGCTCCGCAGGTCCGTGGGGGACTCGTTCGCCGAGATGAGGGGGGCGGATCTGTGCTGCGGGTACGGGGGGACGTTCAACATCCGCGATTACCCGACTTCCTCCAGGATCGGGCAAAACAAGGTTTCCGTCGCGGCGGAAGGGGGAACCGCCGTGATCGCCACCGCCTGTTCCGGCTGCATCCTCCAGATGCGCGACATGGCCGCCCGAACCGATCCGTCCCTGCGGATCGTTCACCTTGCGGAACTGGTTTTCCAAGCGATTTCCCGTCGTTGA
- a CDS encoding FAD-linked oxidase C-terminal domain-containing protein — protein sequence MDNQSLSALREIFGERLHTSLEQRICYSYDATGKMFLPEAVAFPVNAEEVRQTILLANEHRFPVIPRGAGSGFSGGSVPVRGGLVLSLERMDRILSIDTENLVAVVEPGVVTETLKEEAKKRGLFYPPDPASLKFCTIGGNIAECSGGMCAVKYGVTRDYVMGLEAVLGTGELVRTGVYTVKGVVGYDLTRLLVGSEGTLGIVTKAVLKLIPFPETAATILAFFRSNHDGSSAAAGIIRERITPCALELMDRTAIDCVRENAGLTVPEEAGCALLIEVDGAKESVAAEADRVEQACRRYGAIEVGRAADDPGRERLWTLRRSISPALRKVNPVKINEDIVVPRSRLPEMMSFLADVASRRNLKIVNFGHAGDGNVHVNLMISGTDEDERRRADEAVYEIFAKTLALGGTISGEHGIGISKAPFLEMEVGPLGVSVMKRLKGCFDPNGILNPGKIFMEEQVAQR from the coding sequence ATGGATAATCAATCGCTTTCCGCCCTCCGGGAGATCTTCGGGGAGCGGCTCCATACATCCCTCGAACAGCGCATCTGCTACTCGTACGACGCCACGGGAAAGATGTTCCTGCCCGAGGCGGTCGCGTTTCCGGTGAACGCCGAGGAGGTCCGCCAGACCATTCTCCTGGCGAACGAACACCGGTTCCCGGTGATCCCCCGCGGCGCCGGATCGGGCTTTTCCGGGGGGTCGGTCCCCGTGCGGGGGGGGCTCGTCCTTTCGCTCGAGCGAATGGACCGCATCCTTTCGATCGACACGGAGAACCTCGTCGCGGTCGTCGAGCCGGGTGTCGTCACGGAAACCTTGAAGGAGGAGGCGAAAAAACGGGGGCTTTTCTATCCCCCCGATCCCGCATCCCTCAAGTTCTGCACCATCGGGGGGAACATCGCCGAATGTTCCGGGGGGATGTGCGCGGTCAAGTACGGAGTCACGAGGGATTACGTGATGGGGCTCGAGGCGGTCCTCGGCACGGGGGAGCTTGTCCGGACAGGGGTCTACACCGTGAAGGGGGTCGTCGGGTACGATCTGACGAGGCTGCTCGTCGGCTCGGAGGGAACCCTCGGAATCGTCACGAAAGCGGTCCTGAAGCTCATCCCCTTTCCGGAAACGGCTGCGACGATTCTCGCCTTCTTCCGCAGCAATCACGACGGATCGAGCGCGGCGGCGGGGATCATCCGGGAGCGCATCACCCCTTGCGCCCTGGAGTTGATGGACCGGACGGCGATCGACTGCGTCCGGGAGAACGCCGGCCTGACCGTGCCGGAAGAGGCCGGGTGCGCCCTCCTGATCGAGGTGGACGGGGCGAAGGAATCCGTGGCCGCGGAGGCGGACAGGGTGGAGCAGGCGTGCCGGCGGTATGGGGCGATCGAGGTCGGCAGGGCGGCGGACGATCCGGGAAGGGAACGGCTGTGGACGCTGCGCCGGTCGATCTCCCCCGCGCTCCGGAAGGTGAACCCGGTGAAGATCAACGAGGACATCGTCGTCCCCCGCAGCCGTCTCCCCGAGATGATGTCGTTCCTCGCGGACGTGGCCTCCCGCAGAAACCTGAAGATCGTCAACTTCGGCCACGCGGGGGACGGCAACGTCCACGTGAACCTCATGATCTCCGGGACGGACGAGGACGAGCGGCGGCGGGCGGACGAGGCGGTATACGAGATCTTCGCCAAAACCCTCGCGCTCGGCGGGACGATCTCGGGGGAGCACGGAATCGGGATCTCCAAGGCCCCTTTTCTCGAAATGGAGGTGGGGCCGCTGGGTGTCTCCGTGATGAAGAGACTGAAAGGGTGCTTCGACCCGAACGGGATCCTGAACCCCGGGAAGATCTTCATGGAAGAGCAGGTGGCGCAACGGTGA
- a CDS encoding hemerythrin family protein — translation MTRKWTEDLSVGVDVIDAQHKELFATADALLTAVERGEGQGDVTKVIVFLEEYVGNHFQMEEMYMKRYSYQDYPRHKIEHTAFIQDFYDLRQELDNDGVTPDLTVRLADRIGEWLADHIGQMDKALGTFLRGRR, via the coding sequence GTGACGAGGAAGTGGACCGAGGATCTGTCCGTGGGGGTGGACGTCATCGACGCCCAGCACAAGGAGCTGTTCGCGACGGCCGACGCGCTCCTTACGGCCGTCGAGAGAGGGGAGGGGCAGGGGGATGTCACGAAGGTGATCGTCTTTCTCGAGGAGTACGTCGGGAACCATTTCCAGATGGAAGAGATGTACATGAAGCGGTACAGCTACCAGGACTACCCCCGGCACAAGATCGAGCACACGGCCTTCATCCAGGATTTCTACGATCTCCGCCAGGAACTCGACAACGACGGGGTGACCCCCGACCTCACGGTCCGGCTCGCGGACCGGATCGGGGAATGGCTCGCCGACCACATCGGCCAAATGGACAAGGCCCTGGGAACGTTCCTGAGAGGACGAAGATAG